A single region of the Candidatus Zixiibacteriota bacterium genome encodes:
- a CDS encoding nitrile hydratase accessory protein codes for MPDSSSVGSEAARRAAEAIPGIPRDEKGPVFRAPWEARAFAMALALYEKGLFSWSEWAAMLGEEIKKAQAAGDPDTGETYYHHWLATLERMVAEKGAASAQSLREYFRAWERATRRTPHGKPIELKAEDFRK; via the coding sequence ATGCCTGATTCGTCGTCCGTCGGGTCGGAAGCCGCGCGGCGCGCCGCGGAGGCGATTCCAGGAATTCCGCGCGACGAGAAAGGGCCGGTCTTTCGCGCGCCCTGGGAAGCCCGTGCGTTCGCCATGGCGCTGGCGCTGTACGAAAAGGGCCTGTTCTCCTGGAGCGAGTGGGCGGCGATGCTGGGCGAGGAAATCAAGAAAGCGCAGGCCGCCGGGGATCCTGACACCGGCGAGACCTATTATCACCACTGGCTCGCAACGCTCGAGCGCATGGTCGCGGAAAAAGGGGCGGCATCGGCGCAGTCCCTGCGGGAGTATTTTCGCGCCTGGGAGCGCGCGACGCGAAGAACCCCGCACGGCAAGCCCATCGAGCTGAAAGCGGAAGACTTCCGTAAGTGA
- the nthB gene encoding nitrile hydratase subunit beta: MNGVHDMGGMDGFGRVEPEPNEPVFHHRWEGRVLAMSRAIGFFRQWTIDMSRYVVESLAPAVYLTSSYYERWFLRNLRLLVEHGFIDEDEVAAGRALRPGKELPRGRFTAADVERVVRRGSYGRPAPAPVRFKVGDRVRARNIHPTTHTRLPRYARGHVGVVERVHGAHVFPDSVVAGRGEDPQWLYTVRFDGRELWGEDADPKLKVSIEAFEPYLEHA, from the coding sequence ATGAACGGCGTCCACGACATGGGCGGGATGGACGGGTTCGGCAGGGTGGAGCCCGAGCCGAACGAACCGGTTTTCCATCACCGCTGGGAAGGGCGGGTGCTGGCGATGAGCCGCGCCATAGGCTTTTTCCGCCAGTGGACGATCGACATGAGCCGCTACGTCGTCGAATCGCTGGCGCCGGCGGTTTACCTGACGAGCTCCTATTACGAGCGGTGGTTTCTGCGCAACCTGCGCCTCCTCGTCGAGCACGGTTTCATCGACGAGGACGAGGTCGCCGCCGGGCGGGCCCTGCGGCCCGGTAAAGAGTTGCCGCGCGGGCGGTTCACGGCGGCCGACGTGGAGCGGGTGGTGCGGCGCGGTTCCTATGGACGGCCGGCGCCCGCGCCGGTGCGCTTCAAGGTCGGGGACCGCGTGCGCGCCAGGAACATTCACCCGACAACCCATACGCGCCTGCCGCGCTATGCGCGCGGCCACGTGGGGGTGGTGGAGCGGGTGCACGGCGCGCACGTGTTTCCCGATTCGGTGGTTGCCGGCAGGGGCGAAGACCCGCAGTGGCTCTATACCGTTCGTTTCGATGGCCGCGAGCTCTGGGGCGAGGACGCGGATCCGAAGTTGAAGGTGTCCATCGAAGCATTCGAGCCTTACCTCGAACATGCCTGA
- the nthA gene encoding nitrile hydratase subunit alpha has protein sequence MAVREHEHDEGSSLSEMELRVRAVETILVEKGYVEAAALDRIIELYETRIGPHIGAQVIARAWTDPGFRRALLQDASKAVGTIAEVGRVGDHLVAVENTPQVHNMVVCTLCSCYPTDVLGLPPTWYKSFAYRSRVVKDPRGVLAEFGVTLPPETEIRVWDSTAETRYLVVPMRPEGTENWSEAQLARLITRDSMIGAGLPKKPGEVTG, from the coding sequence ATGGCTGTGCGGGAACACGAGCATGACGAAGGCTCCAGCCTTTCGGAGATGGAGCTGCGGGTGCGCGCGGTCGAGACGATTCTGGTCGAGAAGGGTTACGTCGAAGCCGCCGCGCTCGATCGCATCATCGAGCTTTATGAAACCAGGATCGGCCCGCACATCGGCGCGCAGGTTATCGCCAGGGCGTGGACCGATCCCGGGTTTCGCCGGGCGCTTCTCCAGGATGCGAGCAAAGCGGTCGGCACGATCGCCGAAGTGGGGCGCGTGGGCGATCATCTGGTGGCGGTCGAGAACACGCCGCAGGTGCACAACATGGTGGTGTGCACGCTGTGCTCGTGCTACCCCACGGACGTGCTCGGCCTCCCCCCGACGTGGTACAAGTCCTTCGCCTATCGCTCGCGCGTGGTGAAGGACCCGCGCGGGGTGCTTGCGGAATTCGGCGTCACGCTGCCGCCGGAGACGGAGATCCGCGTGTGGGACTCGACGGCCGAGACGCGCTACCTGGTCGTGCCGATGCGGCCGGAGGGAACGGAGAACTGGAGCGAGGCGCAGCTCGCCCGCTTGATCACGCGCGACAGCATGATCGGCGCCGGCCTGCCGAAGAAGCCGGGCGAGGTAACCGGATGA
- a CDS encoding MBL fold metallo-hydrolase, with amino-acid sequence MGITNRQSGTNVHEIADGIYRINTPVTFPGGGFSFNQYLIVDDEPLIFHTGPRKMFPLVREAVASVLPPESLRHIAFSHVEADECGSLNEWLAVARRAAPLCGTVAALVSIDDLADRPARALADGEALPLGRHAVRWFDAPHLPHAWECGFLMEERTRTLLCGDLFTQGGADNPPVTEADILGPSEAYRRELDYFSHTKNARGMLERLASAAPTTLACMHGSAWRGDGAKLLRALADALCG; translated from the coding sequence ATGGGGATCACGAACAGACAGTCCGGGACCAACGTTCACGAAATCGCGGACGGGATCTATCGCATCAACACGCCGGTGACGTTCCCGGGCGGCGGTTTTTCCTTCAACCAGTACCTCATCGTCGACGACGAGCCGCTGATCTTCCACACGGGGCCGCGCAAGATGTTCCCCCTCGTGCGGGAGGCGGTTGCAAGCGTGCTGCCTCCCGAAAGCCTGCGCCACATCGCTTTTTCGCACGTGGAAGCCGACGAGTGCGGGTCGCTCAACGAATGGCTGGCCGTCGCCCGCCGGGCCGCGCCGCTGTGCGGGACCGTTGCGGCGCTGGTCTCCATCGACGACCTTGCAGACCGGCCGGCCCGCGCGCTGGCGGACGGAGAGGCGCTGCCGCTCGGGAGGCACGCGGTCCGATGGTTCGACGCGCCTCACCTTCCGCACGCGTGGGAGTGCGGCTTCCTGATGGAGGAACGGACGCGAACGCTCTTGTGCGGCGACCTGTTCACGCAAGGGGGCGCTGACAATCCGCCGGTGACGGAGGCGGACATCCTCGGTCCGAGCGAGGCCTACCGCCGGGAACTGGACTATTTCTCCCATACGAAGAATGCGCGCGGGATGCTCGAGAGATTGGCCTCGGCGGCTCCGACCACGCTCGCGTGCATGCACGGCAGCGCATGGCGGGGCGATGGGGCGAAGCTCCTGCGTGCGCTTGCCGACGCGCTATGCGGGTGA
- a CDS encoding CYCXC family (seleno)protein, with translation MAKRKRVHEAGRSARKKSGVFLALVVFMLAGLLAWGWLSRGGPKRGPAAKLDPAGYVRRETRPPLSSNLFVGQTARAYQVAHEIPEVLDQLYCYCECDKHMGHKSLLSCFADRHGATUVNICQGEALDASRMVQQGYSVTDIRTYIDRKYGRM, from the coding sequence ATGGCGAAAAGAAAAAGAGTCCACGAAGCCGGAAGATCCGCTCGGAAAAAAAGCGGCGTTTTCCTGGCTCTCGTCGTTTTCATGCTCGCGGGGCTCCTGGCCTGGGGCTGGCTGAGCCGTGGCGGTCCGAAACGAGGTCCGGCGGCGAAGCTTGACCCCGCCGGTTATGTGAGGCGCGAAACCCGACCGCCCCTTTCCTCGAATCTCTTCGTGGGGCAGACGGCTCGTGCCTATCAGGTTGCGCACGAAATTCCGGAGGTCCTGGACCAGCTCTACTGCTACTGCGAGTGTGACAAGCACATGGGCCACAAGAGCCTCCTTTCCTGCTTTGCCGATCGCCACGGCGCCACGTGAGTGAACATCTGCCAGGGGGAGGCGCTGGATGCGTCTCGAATGGTGCAGCAAGGTTACAGCGTAACGGATATCCGCACCTATATCGATCGGAAGTACGGCCGGATGTGA